A genomic region of Streptomyces rimosus contains the following coding sequences:
- the mraY gene encoding phospho-N-acetylmuramoyl-pentapeptide-transferase has translation MKQILFSGMIGLFLTLIGTPLLIKLLARKGYGQYIRDDGPRDHHSKRGTPTMGGIAFILATLIAYALTKVITSSDPSFSGVLVLFLMAGMGLVGFLDDYIKIVKQRSLGLRAKAKMAGQLIVGIAFAVLSLQFADLRGQTPASDRLSFTQDFGWQIGPVLFVIWALFMILAMSNGVNLTDGLDGLATGASVMVFGAYTFIGIWQYQESCANQISAGPACYEVRDPLDLAVVASALMGACFGFLWWNTSPAKIFMGDTGSLALGGALAGLAICSRTELLMAVLGGLFVLITMSVVIQVGSFRLTGKRVFRMAPLQHHFELKGWSEVLVVVRFWIIQGMCVIVGLGIFYGGWQAAK, from the coding sequence ATGAAGCAGATCCTCTTCTCCGGAATGATCGGGCTCTTCCTGACCCTGATCGGCACCCCGCTGCTGATCAAGCTGCTGGCCAGGAAGGGGTACGGGCAGTACATCCGCGACGACGGCCCGCGCGACCACCACAGCAAGCGCGGTACGCCCACCATGGGCGGTATCGCCTTCATCCTGGCCACGCTCATCGCGTATGCGCTGACCAAGGTCATCACCAGCAGCGACCCCAGCTTCTCGGGTGTGCTGGTGCTGTTCCTGATGGCCGGCATGGGCCTGGTGGGCTTCCTCGACGACTACATCAAGATCGTCAAGCAGCGGTCGCTGGGTCTGCGGGCCAAGGCCAAGATGGCCGGCCAGCTGATCGTCGGCATCGCCTTCGCGGTGCTCTCGCTGCAGTTCGCCGACCTGCGCGGCCAGACCCCGGCCTCCGACCGGCTCTCCTTCACCCAGGACTTCGGCTGGCAGATCGGCCCGGTGCTCTTCGTCATCTGGGCGCTGTTCATGATCCTGGCGATGTCCAACGGCGTGAACCTCACCGACGGCCTGGACGGCCTGGCCACCGGCGCCTCGGTGATGGTCTTCGGCGCGTACACCTTCATCGGCATCTGGCAGTACCAGGAGTCCTGCGCCAACCAGATCAGCGCCGGACCGGCCTGTTACGAGGTGCGCGACCCGCTCGACCTGGCGGTCGTCGCCTCCGCCCTGATGGGCGCCTGTTTCGGCTTCCTGTGGTGGAACACCTCGCCCGCCAAGATCTTCATGGGTGACACCGGCTCGCTGGCCCTGGGCGGCGCGCTGGCGGGCCTGGCCATCTGCTCCCGTACGGAGCTGCTGATGGCCGTGCTCGGCGGCCTGTTCGTCCTGATCACCATGTCGGTGGTCATCCAGGTCGGCTCCTTCCGGCTCACCGGCAAGCGGGTCTTCCGGATGGCGCCGCTCCAGCACCACTTCGAATTGAAGGGGTGGTCCGAAGTCCTTGTCGTGGTCCGGTTCTGGATCATCCAGGGCATGTGCGTGATCGTCGGTCTGGGCATCTTCTACGGCGGCTGGCAGGCGGCCAAGTGA
- the murD gene encoding UDP-N-acetylmuramoyl-L-alanine--D-glutamate ligase, giving the protein MSALDLAGQQVTVAGLGVSGVPAARALAGLGAVVTVVNGSDGERERAQAAPLEELGITVRLGDGDTLPEGTDLVVTTPGWKPTSPLFQAAEAAGVPVWGDVELAWRLREPRAGKPAPPWLAVTGTNGKTTTVRMLAAILEAEGLRTAAVGNIGVPLVDVVLSDEPYDVLAVELSSYQLHWAPSVRAHSATVLNLAPDHLDWHGSMEAYAADKGRIYEGNTVACVYNVADKATEDLVREADVEEGCRAIGFTLGTPGPSQLGVVEGILVDRAFVENRHKQAQELAEVSDVTPAAPHNIANALAAAALARAFGVRPQSVRDGLRAFHPDAHRIERVADIAGVAYVDDSKATNTHATEASLAAYEHIVWIAGGLAKGATFDELVQKSAGRLRGAVLIGADRGLIREALARHAPDVPVVDLDRTDTGAMSEAVREAARLARPGDTVLLAPACASMDMYLNYNKRGEAFADAVRTLAAQEQ; this is encoded by the coding sequence GTGAGTGCCCTGGACCTCGCCGGACAGCAGGTGACCGTGGCCGGCCTCGGTGTGAGCGGCGTCCCCGCCGCCCGCGCCCTGGCCGGCCTCGGCGCCGTCGTCACCGTCGTCAACGGCAGCGACGGCGAGCGGGAGCGCGCCCAGGCCGCGCCCCTGGAGGAGCTGGGAATCACCGTCCGCCTCGGCGACGGTGACACGCTCCCGGAGGGCACCGACCTGGTCGTCACCACCCCCGGCTGGAAGCCCACCAGCCCGCTCTTCCAGGCCGCCGAGGCGGCCGGCGTCCCCGTATGGGGCGATGTGGAGCTGGCCTGGCGGTTGCGTGAGCCCCGTGCGGGAAAACCAGCTCCGCCCTGGCTCGCGGTCACCGGCACCAACGGCAAGACCACGACCGTACGGATGCTCGCCGCCATCCTGGAGGCCGAGGGGCTGCGCACCGCCGCCGTCGGCAACATCGGCGTCCCCCTGGTGGACGTGGTGCTCTCCGACGAGCCGTATGACGTCCTCGCCGTCGAGCTCTCCAGCTACCAGCTGCACTGGGCGCCCTCCGTACGCGCCCACTCCGCCACCGTCCTCAACCTGGCCCCGGACCACCTCGACTGGCACGGCTCCATGGAGGCGTACGCCGCCGACAAGGGCCGCATCTACGAGGGCAACACCGTGGCCTGCGTCTACAACGTCGCCGACAAGGCCACCGAGGACCTGGTGCGCGAGGCCGACGTCGAGGAGGGCTGCCGCGCCATCGGCTTCACCCTCGGCACCCCGGGCCCCTCGCAGCTGGGCGTCGTCGAGGGCATCCTCGTCGACCGCGCCTTCGTCGAGAACCGGCACAAGCAGGCGCAGGAACTCGCCGAGGTCTCGGACGTGACGCCCGCGGCCCCGCACAACATCGCCAACGCGCTCGCCGCCGCGGCCCTCGCCCGCGCCTTCGGCGTGCGCCCCCAGTCCGTACGGGACGGCCTGCGCGCCTTCCACCCGGACGCGCACCGCATCGAGCGCGTCGCGGACATCGCCGGGGTCGCGTACGTGGACGACTCCAAGGCCACCAACACCCACGCCACCGAGGCGTCGTTGGCGGCGTACGAGCACATCGTCTGGATCGCCGGCGGCCTGGCCAAGGGCGCCACCTTCGACGAACTCGTACAGAAGTCGGCCGGCCGGCTGCGCGGCGCGGTCCTGATCGGCGCCGACCGGGGGCTCATTCGGGAGGCCCTGGCGCGACACGCGCCGGATGTGCCGGTGGTCGACCTCGACCGGACCGACACTGGGGCGATGTCCGAAGCCGTCCGGGAAGCCGCCCGCCTGGCCCGGCCGGGCGATACCGTCCTGCTGGCCCCGGCCTGCGCCTCGATGGACATGTACCTGAACTACAACAAGCGGGGCGAAGCCTTCGCCGACGCGGTCCGCACGCTGGCCGCTCAGGAACAGTAG
- the ftsW gene encoding putative lipid II flippase FtsW → MTARSAKAAPPRPARRTGFGPRPARGGGPRTPRGPYTRLRRAWDRPLTAYYLVVGGSLLITVLGLVMVYSASQIKALQLGLAPTYFFRKQLLAAVLGGILMLVAARMTVRVHRTLAYPLLAVSVFLMTLVQIPGIGVAVNGNQNWINLGGPFQMQPSEFGKLALVLWGADLLARKQDKKLLMQWKHLLVPLIPVAFLLLGLIMLGGDMGTAIILTAILFGLLWLAGAPTRLFVGVLGAATVIGALLIKTSANRMARLACIGATDPGPQDQCWQAVHGIYALASGGFFGSGLGASMEKWGELPEPHTDFIFAITGEELGLAGTLSVLALFAALGYAGIRVAGRTEDPFVRYAAGGVTTWITAQAVINIGAVLGLLPIAGVPLPLFSFGGSALLPTMFAIGLLIAFARDEPAARAALAMRQPVFGRKLAGVRRKTMRRRVKKRPSGER, encoded by the coding sequence ATGACGGCCCGATCGGCGAAGGCGGCGCCGCCGCGCCCGGCCCGGCGCACCGGCTTCGGCCCGCGCCCGGCGCGCGGCGGCGGCCCCCGCACCCCGCGGGGGCCGTACACCCGGCTCAGACGGGCCTGGGACCGGCCGCTGACCGCCTACTACCTGGTGGTCGGCGGCAGTCTGCTGATCACCGTGCTCGGTCTGGTGATGGTCTACTCGGCCTCCCAGATCAAGGCGCTCCAGCTCGGGCTGGCGCCGACGTACTTCTTCCGCAAGCAGCTGCTCGCGGCGGTGCTCGGCGGCATCCTGATGCTGGTGGCGGCCCGGATGACGGTCCGGGTGCACCGCACCCTGGCCTATCCGCTGCTGGCCGTCTCGGTCTTCTTGATGACCCTGGTGCAGATCCCCGGGATAGGGGTCGCGGTCAACGGCAACCAGAACTGGATCAACCTGGGCGGCCCCTTCCAGATGCAGCCCAGCGAGTTCGGCAAGCTGGCGCTGGTCCTGTGGGGTGCCGACCTGCTGGCCCGCAAGCAGGACAAGAAGCTGCTGATGCAGTGGAAGCACCTGCTGGTGCCGCTGATCCCGGTGGCCTTCCTGCTGCTCGGCCTGATCATGCTCGGCGGCGACATGGGCACCGCCATCATCCTGACCGCGATCCTCTTCGGGCTGCTGTGGCTGGCCGGCGCCCCCACCCGGCTCTTCGTGGGCGTGCTCGGCGCCGCCACCGTGATAGGGGCGCTGCTGATCAAGACCAGCGCCAACCGGATGGCCCGGCTCGCCTGCATCGGCGCGACCGATCCGGGACCGCAGGACCAGTGCTGGCAGGCCGTGCACGGCATCTACGCGCTGGCCTCCGGCGGATTCTTCGGTTCGGGGCTCGGCGCCAGTATGGAAAAATGGGGTGAACTCCCTGAACCGCACACCGACTTCATCTTCGCCATCACCGGGGAGGAACTGGGGCTTGCGGGGACGCTGTCGGTGCTCGCCCTCTTCGCGGCTCTAGGCTATGCGGGTATCCGCGTGGCCGGACGCACGGAGGATCCCTTCGTGAGGTACGCAGCGGGAGGCGTGACCACCTGGATCACGGCCCAGGCCGTGATCAACATCGGTGCGGTGCTCGGTCTGTTGCCGATCGCCGGGGTCCCGCTGCCGCTGTTCTCCTTCGGGGGCTCCGCCCTGCTGCCGACGATGTTCGCCATCGGTCTGCTGATCGCCTTCGCGCGTGACGAGCCCGCTGCACGGGCGGCACTGGCCATGCGGCAGCCTGTTTTCGGCAGGAAACTGGCTGGGGTGAGACGGAAGACGATGAGACGGCGCGTCAAGAAGCGGCCGTCCGGAGAGCGGTGA
- the murG gene encoding undecaprenyldiphospho-muramoylpentapeptide beta-N-acetylglucosaminyltransferase, giving the protein MHVVLAGGGTAGHIEPALALADALRRQDPTVGITALGTEKGLETRLVPERGYELGLIPAVPLPRKPTPELITVPGRLRGTIKAAEQILERTKADCVVGFGGYVALPGYLAAKRRGVPIIVHEANARPGLANKIGSRYAKYVAVSTPDSKLRDARYVGIPLRRSIATLDRAAVRPEARAAFGLDPNLPTLLVSGGSQGARRLNEVIQAAVPALQRSGIQVLHAVGPKNEMPHVDNMPGMPPYVPVPYVDRMDLAYAAADMMLCRAGAMTVAELSAVGLPAAYVPLPIGNGEQRLNAQPVVNAGGGLLIDDAQLTPEWVQSQVLPVLADPHRLYEMSRAASEFGRRDADELLVGMVYEAVAGR; this is encoded by the coding sequence GTGCATGTCGTACTCGCCGGTGGGGGGACCGCCGGCCACATCGAGCCCGCGCTCGCCCTCGCGGACGCCCTGCGCAGGCAGGACCCGACCGTGGGGATCACGGCACTCGGCACGGAGAAGGGGCTGGAGACCCGGCTGGTGCCGGAGCGGGGCTATGAGCTGGGCCTGATTCCGGCCGTACCGCTGCCGCGCAAGCCCACGCCCGAACTGATCACCGTCCCCGGGCGGCTGCGCGGCACGATCAAGGCCGCCGAGCAGATCCTGGAGCGCACCAAGGCGGACTGCGTCGTCGGCTTCGGCGGCTATGTCGCGCTGCCCGGCTACCTGGCCGCCAAGCGGCGCGGGGTGCCGATCATCGTGCACGAGGCGAACGCCCGCCCCGGGCTGGCCAACAAGATCGGCTCGCGCTACGCCAAGTACGTCGCGGTCAGCACGCCGGACAGCAAGCTGCGCGACGCCCGGTACGTGGGCATCCCGCTGCGCCGCTCCATCGCGACCCTGGACCGGGCCGCGGTCCGCCCCGAGGCCCGGGCCGCCTTCGGGCTGGACCCCAACCTGCCGACGCTGCTGGTCTCCGGCGGCTCGCAGGGCGCCCGGCGGCTGAACGAGGTCATCCAGGCCGCGGTGCCCGCGCTCCAGCGCTCCGGCATCCAGGTGCTGCACGCGGTCGGCCCGAAGAATGAAATGCCGCATGTGGACAACATGCCCGGGATGCCCCCGTATGTACCGGTACCGTACGTGGACCGGATGGACCTCGCGTACGCCGCGGCCGACATGATGCTCTGCCGCGCGGGCGCGATGACCGTCGCCGAACTGTCCGCCGTCGGGCTGCCCGCCGCCTACGTCCCGCTGCCCATCGGCAACGGCGAACAGCGGCTGAACGCCCAGCCGGTGGTCAACGCCGGCGGCGGCCTGCTGATCGACGACGCGCAGCTGACGCCCGAGTGGGTGCAGAGCCAGGTGCTCCCGGTGCTCGCCGACCCGCACCGGCTGTACGAGATGTCCCGCGCGGCGTCCGAGTTCGGCCGCAGGGACGCGGACGAGCTGCTGGTCGGGATGGTGTACGAGGCGGTCGCCGGCCGCTGA
- a CDS encoding cell division protein FtsQ/DivIB, with protein MAGPTTARRGEKKPARSRPPASGRSGGSSGGGGKKSGKSSGPKNGRFAPRGGFRLPSRRVLIITLAGAVLLAGFGAWALYGSTWLRTESVKATGTGVLTEDEVVRAAAVPMDTPLASVDKRAIAERLRAKLPRIKSVEVSRSWPHTVSLKVTERQPELLIQTGGKFVEVDAEGIRFATVTTAPKGVPLLEMAVRDSPSLKRFGPDRIRAAAATVVAALPKAVHQDVRTVQVRSYDSITLRLTHGRTVVWGSEERSTAKAKVLTAALKAARDARHFDVSVPTAPAVSGS; from the coding sequence GTGGCCGGACCGACGACCGCTCGGCGCGGTGAGAAGAAGCCCGCGCGCTCCCGCCCGCCCGCTTCCGGCAGATCCGGCGGCTCCAGCGGCGGCGGAGGCAAGAAGTCCGGAAAGTCGTCCGGCCCGAAGAACGGCCGGTTCGCGCCGCGCGGCGGGTTCCGGCTGCCGTCCCGCCGCGTCCTGATCATCACACTGGCCGGCGCCGTGCTGCTGGCCGGCTTCGGCGCCTGGGCCCTGTACGGCTCCACCTGGCTGCGTACGGAGTCGGTCAAGGCCACCGGTACCGGGGTTCTGACGGAGGATGAGGTCGTACGGGCCGCCGCGGTCCCGATGGACACCCCCCTCGCCTCCGTGGACAAGAGGGCCATCGCCGAGCGGCTGCGCGCGAAACTCCCGCGCATCAAGTCCGTTGAGGTGTCCCGCTCCTGGCCGCACACGGTCAGCTTGAAAGTGACCGAAAGGCAGCCGGAACTCCTTATTCAAACGGGCGGAAAGTTCGTCGAAGTGGACGCCGAAGGCATCCGTTTCGCCACCGTCACCACCGCCCCGAAGGGCGTTCCGCTTCTGGAAATGGCCGTACGCGACAGCCCGAGCCTGAAGCGGTTCGGTCCCGACCGGATCCGCGCCGCGGCCGCGACCGTCGTCGCCGCCCTGCCCAAGGCGGTTCACCAGGACGTTCGTACCGTTCAGGTGCGCTCCTACGACTCCATCACGCTGCGGCTGACACATGGCCGTACCGTCGTCTGGGGGAGCGAGGAACGCAGTACGGCCAAGGCCAAGGTGCTCACTGCCGCCCTGAAAGCGGCGCGTGACGCGCGCCACTTCGATGTGAGTGTGCCCACCGCACCCGCGGTGTCCGGGAGTTGA
- the ftsZ gene encoding cell division protein FtsZ, whose product MAAPQNYLAVIKVVGIGGGGVNAINRMIEVGLKGVEFIAINTDAQALLMSDADVKLDVGRELTRGLGAGANPDVGRKAAEDHREEIEEVLKGADMVFVTAGEGGGTGTGGAPVVANIARSLGALTIGVVTRPFTFEGRRRANQAEDGIAGLRDEVDTLIVIPNDRLLSISDRQVSVLDAFKSADQVLLSGVQGITDLITTPGLINLDFADVKSVMSEAGSALMGIGSARGDDRAVAAAEMAISSPLLEASIDGARGVLLSISGGSDLGLFEINEAAQLVSEAAHPEANIIFGAVIDDALGDEVRVTVIAAGFDGGQPPARQQTVLGSQNNGKREEPAPAPSRPAPQAEPRPSSFGGLGSVPVRDEEPAPADPSPLGEVPPPPTTSPQVPPARPYSDTTAEELDVPDFLK is encoded by the coding sequence GTGGCAGCACCGCAGAACTACCTCGCAGTCATCAAGGTCGTCGGCATCGGCGGCGGTGGCGTGAACGCCATCAACCGGATGATCGAGGTCGGGCTCAAGGGCGTCGAGTTCATCGCGATCAACACCGATGCACAGGCCCTGCTGATGAGCGACGCCGACGTCAAACTGGACGTCGGCCGGGAACTCACCCGTGGCCTGGGCGCCGGCGCCAACCCCGATGTCGGCCGCAAGGCGGCCGAGGACCACCGCGAGGAGATCGAGGAGGTCCTCAAGGGGGCCGACATGGTCTTCGTGACCGCGGGAGAGGGCGGCGGCACCGGCACCGGCGGCGCGCCCGTCGTCGCCAACATCGCGCGTTCGCTGGGCGCCCTGACGATCGGTGTGGTCACCCGCCCGTTCACCTTCGAGGGCCGCCGGCGAGCGAACCAGGCCGAGGACGGCATCGCCGGCCTGCGCGACGAGGTCGACACCCTCATCGTGATCCCCAACGACCGACTGCTGTCCATCTCGGACCGCCAGGTGAGCGTGCTCGACGCGTTCAAGTCCGCGGACCAGGTACTGCTGTCGGGTGTCCAGGGCATCACCGACCTGATCACCACCCCCGGCCTGATCAACCTCGACTTCGCCGACGTCAAGTCCGTGATGTCCGAGGCGGGCTCGGCCCTGATGGGCATCGGCTCGGCGCGCGGCGACGACCGCGCGGTGGCCGCGGCCGAGATGGCGATCTCCTCGCCGCTCCTGGAGGCGTCCATCGACGGCGCCCGCGGTGTGCTGCTCTCCATCTCCGGCGGCTCCGACCTCGGTCTCTTCGAGATCAACGAGGCCGCGCAGCTGGTCAGCGAGGCGGCCCACCCCGAGGCGAACATCATCTTCGGCGCGGTCATCGACGACGCGCTCGGCGACGAGGTACGGGTGACGGTCATCGCCGCGGGCTTCGACGGCGGCCAGCCGCCGGCCCGTCAGCAGACCGTGCTCGGCAGCCAGAACAACGGCAAGCGCGAGGAGCCGGCCCCGGCCCCCAGCCGCCCGGCCCCGCAGGCCGAACCGCGGCCGTCGTCCTTCGGCGGCCTGGGCTCGGTGCCCGTACGGGACGAGGAGCCGGCCCCGGCCGACCCGTCCCCGCTGGGCGAGGTGCCGCCGCCCCCGACCACCTCGCCGCAGGTTCCGCCGGCCCGTCCGTACTCGGACACCACGGCCGAGGAACTGGACGTCCCCGACTTCCTGAAATAA
- the pgeF gene encoding peptidoglycan editing factor PgeF — translation MIGQQHPVLTNDTSGAHFAFTDRWGGVSAAPYAELNLGGAVGDDPESVRTNRELAAKALGLDPAQVVWMNQVHGRDVAVVDGPWRDDTDIPCVDAVVTARRGLALAVLTADCTPVLLADPVAGVTGAAHAGRPGLVAGVVPATVEAMTALGADPERIIARTGPAVCGRCYEVPEAMRAEVAAVVPEAWATTSRGTPAVDMAAGVRAQLAAHGVRVGEHSHICTLESADHFSYRRDRITGRLASYVWLDAEL, via the coding sequence GTGATAGGGCAGCAGCACCCGGTGCTGACGAACGACACGAGCGGCGCGCACTTCGCCTTCACCGACCGGTGGGGCGGGGTGAGCGCCGCTCCGTATGCCGAGCTCAACCTCGGCGGCGCGGTCGGCGACGACCCCGAGTCCGTGCGGACCAACCGCGAACTGGCGGCCAAGGCGCTCGGCCTGGACCCGGCGCAGGTCGTGTGGATGAACCAGGTGCACGGCCGGGACGTCGCCGTGGTCGACGGACCGTGGCGCGACGACACGGACATCCCTTGCGTGGACGCGGTGGTGACGGCCCGCCGGGGCCTGGCTCTCGCCGTCCTGACCGCCGACTGCACCCCGGTCCTCCTGGCCGACCCGGTCGCCGGAGTCACGGGCGCCGCCCACGCGGGGCGCCCGGGCCTGGTGGCCGGGGTGGTCCCGGCGACCGTCGAGGCGATGACCGCGCTCGGCGCCGACCCGGAGCGCATCATCGCCCGTACCGGACCCGCGGTCTGCGGGCGGTGTTACGAGGTGCCCGAGGCGATGCGCGCCGAGGTCGCTGCGGTGGTGCCCGAAGCGTGGGCCACCACCTCCCGGGGCACGCCCGCGGTCGACATGGCCGCCGGGGTCCGTGCCCAACTGGCCGCGCACGGCGTGCGGGTGGGTGAACATTCCCACATCTGCACGCTGGAGTCGGCGGACCACTTCTCGTACCGGCGCGACCGCATCACCGGGCGGCTCGCGAGTTATGTATGGCTGGATGCTGAGCTGTGA
- a CDS encoding YggS family pyridoxal phosphate-dependent enzyme, producing the protein MTDRRTELADNLAHVEERISTACAKAGRNRADVTLVVVTKTYPASDVRLLAELGVRHVAENRDQDAAPKAAECSDLPLDWHFVGQLQTNKVRSVVNYADVVQSVDRPKLVTALSKEAVRAGRELGCLIQVALDAESGDNEGQLGRRGGVTPAGVDALADAIAAAEGLRLDGVMTVAPLAGPYAGHPRAAFERLMEISSGLRGNHPAANMVSAGMSADLDDAVAAGATHVRVGTAVLGVRPRLG; encoded by the coding sequence GTGACGGATCGTAGGACCGAACTGGCCGACAACCTGGCGCACGTGGAAGAACGAATCTCCACCGCCTGCGCCAAAGCCGGTCGCAATCGTGCGGACGTGACCCTCGTCGTGGTCACGAAGACCTACCCGGCGAGCGACGTCCGGCTGCTCGCGGAACTCGGCGTCCGCCACGTGGCGGAGAACCGTGACCAGGACGCGGCACCGAAAGCCGCCGAGTGCTCGGATCTGCCCCTCGACTGGCACTTCGTCGGACAGCTCCAGACCAACAAAGTACGGTCTGTGGTCAATTACGCCGATGTCGTGCAGTCGGTCGACCGCCCCAAGCTGGTGACGGCGCTCTCGAAGGAGGCCGTACGGGCCGGCCGGGAGCTGGGCTGCCTGATCCAGGTGGCACTTGACGCCGAGTCGGGCGACAACGAGGGGCAGCTCGGCCGGCGCGGCGGGGTCACCCCGGCCGGGGTCGACGCTCTCGCCGACGCGATCGCCGCCGCCGAAGGGCTGCGCCTGGACGGTGTGATGACGGTTGCTCCGCTGGCCGGCCCGTACGCGGGGCATCCGCGGGCGGCTTTCGAGCGTTTGATGGAAATCTCATCCGGCCTGCGCGGGAACCATCCTGCTGCGAACATGGTGTCAGCAGGGATGAGCGCGGACCTTGATGACGCCGTGGCCGCCGGTGCGACACATGTGCGCGTCGGCACCGCGGTACTCGGAGTCCGACCACGGCTCGGGTAA
- the sepF gene encoding cell division protein SepF, protein MAGAMRKMAVYLGLVEDDGYDGRGFDPDDEFEPELDPEPDRGRRQQAQVPTEPHPERDEPVRVTQPPAQRESAPPAAESGRPARIAPVASITPDRPNLEKNAPVIMPKVVSEREPYRITTLHPRTYNEARTIGEHFREGTPVIMNLTEMDDTDAKRLVDFAAGLVFGLHGSIERVTQKVFLLSPANVDVTAEDKARIAEGGFFNQS, encoded by the coding sequence ATGGCCGGCGCGATGCGCAAGATGGCGGTCTACCTCGGCCTCGTGGAGGACGATGGGTACGACGGCCGGGGGTTCGACCCCGACGACGAGTTCGAGCCCGAGCTTGACCCGGAGCCCGACCGGGGGCGGCGACAGCAGGCCCAAGTACCCACCGAACCGCACCCGGAACGGGACGAACCGGTACGGGTCACCCAGCCTCCCGCGCAACGTGAGTCCGCACCGCCGGCCGCCGAAAGCGGACGACCCGCCCGAATCGCCCCCGTGGCGTCCATCACACCCGACCGTCCGAACCTGGAGAAGAACGCACCGGTGATCATGCCCAAGGTTGTGTCCGAGCGGGAGCCCTACCGCATCACCACGCTGCACCCCCGGACCTACAACGAAGCCCGTACCATCGGGGAACACTTCCGTGAGGGCACTCCGGTGATCATGAATCTCACGGAGATGGACGATACGGACGCGAAGCGACTTGTCGACTTTGCCGCCGGTCTGGTCTTCGGTCTGCACGGCAGCATCGAGCGGGTGACGCAGAAGGTGTTCCTGTTGTCGCCTGCTAACGTCGATGTCACGGCGGAGGACAAGGCCCGCATCGCAGAGGGCGGGTTCTTCAACCAGAGCTGA
- a CDS encoding YggT family protein, producing MSIAGQVIYIALYCFLIVLIFRLVMDYVFQFARSWQPGKPMVVVLEATYTVTDPPLKLLRRFIPPLRLGGVALDLSFFVLMIIVYILITVVRSVLLV from the coding sequence ATGAGCATTGCTGGGCAGGTGATCTACATCGCGTTGTACTGCTTCCTCATCGTGTTGATCTTCCGGCTGGTGATGGACTACGTCTTCCAGTTCGCCCGTTCATGGCAACCCGGCAAGCCAATGGTGGTCGTTCTGGAGGCCACCTACACTGTCACTGATCCGCCACTCAAGCTCTTGCGGCGGTTCATTCCGCCGCTGCGTCTCGGGGGCGTGGCGCTCGACCTGTCCTTCTTCGTATTGATGATCATCGTGTACATCCTGATCACCGTCGTGAGGTCGGTGTTGTTGGTGTGA
- a CDS encoding DivIVA domain-containing protein → MPLTPEDVRNKQFTTVRLREGYDEDEVDAFLDEVEAELTRLLRENEDLRAKLAAATRAAAQNQQQNMRKQQEQQQDQGQQHQQGRPGAPVPAAISGPQPVPPQQQQQQQQLGGPPQLTGGAPQLPAGPGGHGPGPQGPHGPGPMGPGGPLGGPMGGPGGHGGPQLPQPGQGPGGDSAARVLSLAQQTADQAIAEARSEANKIVGEARSRAEGLERDARAKADALERDAQEKHRVAMGSLESARATLERKVEDLRGFEREYRTRLKSYLESQLRQLENQADDSLAPPRTPATASLPPSPSMASAGAGSMGGNHSMGGGQSMGGHGGGSGSAPSYGGQQQMSPAMTQPMAPVRPQGQQPMQQAPSPMRGFLIDEDDN, encoded by the coding sequence ATGCCGTTGACCCCCGAGGACGTGCGGAACAAGCAGTTCACGACCGTCCGCCTCCGAGAAGGCTATGACGAGGACGAGGTCGATGCCTTCCTCGACGAGGTCGAAGCCGAACTGACCCGCCTGCTGCGCGAGAACGAGGACCTGCGCGCCAAGCTGGCCGCCGCGACGCGTGCCGCCGCGCAGAACCAGCAGCAGAACATGCGCAAGCAGCAGGAGCAGCAGCAGGACCAGGGGCAGCAGCACCAGCAGGGCAGGCCCGGCGCTCCTGTGCCCGCCGCCATATCCGGACCGCAGCCGGTGCCGCCGCAGCAACAGCAGCAACAGCAGCAGTTGGGCGGCCCGCCGCAGCTGACCGGAGGGGCCCCGCAGCTGCCGGCCGGCCCCGGTGGCCACGGTCCCGGGCCGCAGGGCCCGCACGGTCCTGGTCCGATGGGCCCTGGTGGTCCGCTGGGCGGCCCCATGGGCGGTCCCGGTGGGCACGGCGGCCCGCAGCTGCCGCAGCCGGGGCAGGGCCCGGGCGGTGACAGCGCCGCTCGCGTGCTCTCGCTCGCGCAGCAGACCGCCGACCAGGCGATCGCGGAGGCCCGTTCCGAGGCCAACAAGATCGTCGGCGAGGCCCGGTCGCGCGCGGAGGGCCTGGAGCGGGACGCCCGTGCCAAGGCGGACGCGCTGGAGCGGGACGCGCAGGAGAAGCACCGCGTCGCGATGGGGTCGCTGGAGTCGGCCCGCGCCACGCTGGAGCGCAAGGTCGAAGACCTGCGCGGCTTCGAGCGCGAGTACCGTACGCGGCTGAAGTCCTACCTGGAGAGCCAGCTGCGCCAGCTGGAGAACCAGGCCGACGACTCGCTGGCGCCGCCGCGGACGCCGGCGACCGCCTCGCTGCCGCCGTCGCCGTCGATGGCGTCGGCCGGTGCGGGGTCCATGGGTGGGAACCACTCCATGGGCGGCGGGCAGTCGATGGGCGGTCACGGTGGGGGCTCGGGCAGCGCTCCGTCGTACGGTGGGCAGCAGCAGATGTCGCCGGCGATGACGCAGCCGATGGCTCCGGTCCGGCCGCAGGGGCAGCAGCCGATGCAGCAGGCGCCGTCGCCTATGCGTGGGTTTCTGATCGATGAGGACGACAACTGA